In Bicyclus anynana chromosome 13, ilBicAnyn1.1, whole genome shotgun sequence, a genomic segment contains:
- the LOC112046176 gene encoding threonine aspartase 1, whose product MNGFIAVHCGAGFHSDSLRKDYQKTCYTACRRASETLSRGGNAVDAVENAIIELENSPLTNAGYGSNLSWDGLVECDASIMNGQTLHFGACGAVSNVWNPITLAKQLCVKQCESLSLGRVPPCILTGQGAKTWAERMGLQIVDDQKMVSSKAFRNYKHCKRKLKRYSVQNDLKFSPLDTVGAICVDSYGVVASGASSGGVSLKHEGRVGQAASFGSGVWAEMSRDGTKPSIAACTSGCGEHLIRTQLAKNSAESLQESSPTLGLDRCLKEKFLESPFLWDIPERLGGSLALTFNPQIGEGELLWGHTTRTMCIGYMSTEIAKPKCIISYLPPKVQAGHKAVVSGVPFKVSMQPIPVLQWEVTTETNLNGSL is encoded by the exons GAAACACTATCGCGAGGAGGTAACGCTGTTGACGCTGTAGAAAATGCTATAATAG AATTAGAAAATAGCCCCTTGACTAACGCTGGCTATGGCTCGAATCTGAGTTGGGATGGTCTAGTAGAATGTGACGCGTCTATAATGAATGGACAAACTTTACACTTCGGTGCATGCGGAGCTGTATCCAATGTTTGGAATCCGATAACACTCGCCAAACAGCTATGTGTTAAACAATGTGAGAGTCTCTCCTTAGGAAGGGTGCCACCCTGTATTCTCACAGGCCAAGGTGCTAAAACTTGGGCGGAAAGGATGGGCTTACAAATTGTTGACGACCAAAAAATGGTATCCAGCAAGGCATTTCGTAAttacaaacattgtaaacgGAAGTTAAAGAGATATTCTGTACAAAATGACCTGAAATTTAGCCCTTTAGATACTGTAGGAGCCATATGTGTAGATTCATATGGTGTTGTGGCATCTGGAGCAAGTTCGGGAGGGGTGTCTCTAAAACACGAGGGTAGAGTGGGACAAGCAGCATCTTTTGGTAGTGGGGTTTGGGCAGAAATGAGCAGAGATGGCACCAAACCATCTATTGCAGCATGCACTTCTGGATGTGGTGAACATCTGATTAGGACTCAACTAGCCAAAAACTCTGCTGAAAGCTTACAAGAATCATCCCCAACATTGGGTCTTGATAGATGTCTGAAGGAAAAGTTTTTAGAATCTCCCTTTCTGTGGGACATCCCAGAGAGGCTGGGAGGGTCTTTAGCACTCACTTTTAATCCACAAATTGGAGAAGGAGAACTTCTTTGGGGACACACAACAAGGACTATGTGCATTGGGTACATGTCAACAGAAATAGCTAAACCAAAG TGCATAATATCTTACCTTCCACCGAAAGTACAAGCAGGACATAAAGCAGTTGTGTCTGGTGTACCATTCAAAGTTTCAATGCAACCAATACCAGTATTACAATGGGAAGTAACAACTGAAACCAATTTAAATGGATCTCTTTGa
- the LOC112046169 gene encoding protein Daple — MAASASEIEDFLGGPLISWFKSCLAEPESIKNYSSLFDGDILHHIYLQIDPEPSFHITKLTGLEDQALILGRVKNFDAIIKNVKALYEEELGMTLLVVPECICLGKAPESREGLENMKLLALLLLGAAVQCPNKELFITRIKELDVDLQHNIVECIKQVTDMQTVVLTPDAIDLFQSPTMFNHMRRIAKERDHYLLNWASLVLNEGLCENETENKSGKSRSTQNVNQNNGESQHLAVELADWKARLRKQRQELEEKSEQLSECREELEHTKLVLAKLRADSQEWFNEARKAASYRDEVDALREKAERCDRLEQEIQRYRDRLADAEYYKTRVAELREDNKALMETRDALEEQLQRARKRAEQCLTLEAAMIKLKREANDIALERDADQQKIQELIEENNHLQYITRSVLSESNNSNLDTDNEGENTLESGENSLSEQLTSNAQARALKLELENKRLLSTIDSLREQSLLESSDKVLEQEKEKKRLTLKCEQLQENCNRLKQQNSELEEVFKNALEENRKLQDSLDKQKSFMDRQAIDRDSEKNKLQDFERHLESLTKDKQRIQMLCDSIQRRADDLEKTLDSRTKELNLTKPEAEKVTRLIIQTEELKTKLTYSEKESHNLQREVNKLKEAIEEKAVSLDTITTEIELKNKEIERLARQFDINQTLSNKLQDLEQKTQELKSHRKVDTETIQTLQKDLILEKVNFDKLRNCMEKLGVNTSDIIAKDVNVEELLEKVITNVDHETLISEIAAKANIFKLVPCNCNNKEKPDIEESIINPQIEQLSADLAALQISLENCQAENAKLQVNVATLNSQNGSLISQQMTLQLANSQLAAEKEEILKQLEVLKDKQDNLLRDQVALQTLHEQLNTEYEMLLSEKEPVKAAIRDLKTENRELKEKLTTYEKKVAEFELERENLKIESRNLTNLRAEHSKLKEDFRNLFTASDRLKNEYRNMQEEYRNIRSEVTQLKLRNTEMSGEINTKSEVITSMDLEISKTNQHCDMLIQMNKSLDADRRSLMDHVSQLLTQYHELLAHSLKDKQHYHEEEKMFADRVNALCRQKEKLEEKIMEHYKKLDNCAPKRRGFGASFVKRVRKAGTDLINKVPSRNNKRIEDASRSKSQLTLAGSESGESDPGSQDLDKLSKMSDQDQGSSNPSVESPRHGSESSFTRRFDDTLLKKSENMDMSASIHSLDPVRIPSESNFVRRLSSASIHSGGGDDALIRASLRRRPHKAVPPTHRNSYQGLDGESSLPAASTPSPVFGAAGTRRTVYLTDDNPEVNLNSKPQSTPVKENPTYLVYNRISTVIGDGACKSSDRSNEHHRSQEPTRSVDDEEDTQRATSRAEKPENSKETAIWYEYGCV; from the exons ATGGCTGCATCTGCCAGCGAGATCGAAGACTTCCTAGGCGGACCTCTTATTTCGTGG ttCAAATCATGTCTGGCAGAGCCGGAAAGCATCAAGAACTATTCCTCGCTATTCGATGGAGATATCTTACATCATATCTACCTCCAGATTGATCCGGAGCCATCCTTTCACATTACGAAACTAACTGGTCTCGAAGACCAAGCATTAATATTGGGGCGAGTAAAAAACTTTGATGCtatcattaaaaatgttaaagcaTTATATGAGGAGGAGCTAGGAATGACGCTTTTAGTTGTGCCAGAATGCATTTGCTTAGGAAAGGCACCAGAGTCTCGAGAGGGGTTGGAGAACATGAAGCTCCTAGCTTTGTTGTTACTCGGTGCAGCTGTTCAATGTCCCAACAAAGAGCTTTTTATAACAAGAATAAAAGAACTGGATGTTGATTTGCAACACAACATTGTTGAATGTATAAAAcag GTAACAGATATGCAAACTGTTGTCTTGACACCAGATGCAATAGATCTATTCCAATCACCAACAATGTTTAATCACATGAGAAGGATAGCCAAAGAGAGGGACCATTATTTGCTAAACTGGGCATCTTTAGTACTCAATGAAGGTTTGTGTGAAAATGAAACAGAAAACAAAAGTGGAAAAAGCAGATCAACACAAAATGTAAACCAAAATAATGGTGAGAGTCAACACTTAGCCGTAGAATTAGCTGATTGGAAAGCAAGGCTTAGAAAACAAAGACAGGaatt GGAAGAAAAATCAGAACAACTCTCAGAATGTCGAGAAGAACTTGAACATACCAAATTAGTTTTGGCTAAGTTACGTGCAGATAGTCAAGAGTGGTTTAATGAAGCAAGAAAAGCAGCTAGTTACAGAGATGAAGTTGATGCTCTTAGGGAAAAAGCAGAAAGATGTGACAG attagaACAAGAAATTCAACGGTATCGTGATCGCTTAGCTGATGcagaatattataaaactcgAGTAGCAGAGTTACGTGAAGATAACAAAGCCCTTATGGAAACTAGAGATGCTTTAGAAGAACAATTACAAAGAGCGCGAAAGAGGGCCGAACAATGCTTAACTCTAGAAGCAGctatgattaaattaaaaagggaGGCTAATGACATTGCTTTG GAAAGGGATGCTGATCAGCAAAAGATTCAAGAATTAATTGAAGAAAATAATCACTTACAGTACATAACTAGATCAGTATTAAGCGaaagtaataatagtaatttagaTACGGATAACGAAGGTGAAAATACATTAGAATCTGGGGAGAATAGTTTGTCAGAACAATTGACAAGCAATGCACAAGCAAGAGCTTTAAAACTTGAATTAGAAAACAAGAGATTGCTATCTACTATAGACAGTCTTAGAGAGCAATCATTATTAGAAAGTAGTGACAAAGTGCTTGagcaagaaaaagaaaaaaagagacTGACACTTAAATGTGAACAGTTACAAGAAAATTGTAACAGACTTAAGCAGCAAAATTCTGAATTGGAAGAAGTGTTTAAAAATGCTTTAGAAGAAAATCGTAAATTGCAAGATTCATTAGATAAGCAAAAGTCTTTTATGGATAGACAGGCAATTGATAGAgattcagaaaaaaataagttGCAGGACTTTGAAAGGCATTTAGAATCCTTAACTAAAGATAAACAAAGAATTCAAATGTTATGTGATTCTATACAACGACGGGCAGATGACCTTGAGAAAACTTTAGATTCGAGGACTAAAGAATTAAATCTAACTAAGCCTGAAGCTGAAAAAGTAACTCGACTGATCATACAAACAGAAGAATTGAAAACAAAACTAACTTATAGTGAGAAAGAGTCTCATAATTTGCAGAGAGAggttaataaattaaaggaaGCAATTGAAGAGAAAGCTGTTTCGCTTGATACAATCACCACTGAAATTGAacttaaaaacaaagaaatagaAAGGTTAGCTAGACAATTTGATATCAATCAGACATTAAGTAATAAACTTCAAGACTTAGAACAAAAAACACAAGAGCTGAAATCTCATAGAAAAGTTGATACGGAAACCATACAAACTCTACAAAAAGATTTGATATTAGAGAAAGTCAATTTTGATAAATTGAGAAACTGTATGGAAAAATTAGGAGTTAATACTTCAGACATAATTGCTAAAGATGTAAACGTGGAAGAATTATTAGAAAAAGTAATAACTAATGTAGACCATGAAACTTTAATATCAGAAATAGCCGCTAAAGCGAATATCTTTAAATTGGTGCCCTGTAATTGCAACAATAAAGAAAAGCCTGATATTGAAGAAAGTATAATAAATCCACAAATAGAACAATTATCTGCGGATCTAGCAGCATTACAAATTTCATTAGAAAACTGCCAAGCTGAAAATGCTAAACTTCAAGTTAATGTAGCTACTTTAAATTCACAAAATGGTTCACTGATTTCACAACAAATGACTTTACAACTTGCAAATAGTCAGCTAGCTGCAGAAAAGGAGGAAATTTTGAAGCAGTTGGAAGTCTTAAAAGATAAACAGGATAATCTTTTGCGTGATCAAGTAGCTTTGCAAACTCTTCACGAACAATTAAACACAGAGTACGAAATGTTACTCAGTGAAAAAGAACCTGTAAAAGCAGCCATTCGGGacttaaaaacagaaaatagaGAACTTAAGGAAAAGTTGACCACATACGAGAAGAAAGTCGCAGAATTTGAGTTGGAGCGCGAGAATCTAAAAATAGAATCAAGAAATTTGACTAATCTAAGAGCCGAACATTCGAAACTAAAAGAAGATTTTAGGAACTTATTTACGGCCAGTGACAGATTAAAGAATGAGTACAGAAACATGCAAGAAGAATATAGAAACATTCGAAGTGAAGTGacacaattaaaattaagaaatacagAGATGTCTGGTGAGATAAATACGAAATCTGAGGTTATCACGAGTATGGATTTAGAAATAAGCAAAACTAATCAACATTGTGATATGTTGATTCAAATGAACAAAAGTTTAGATGCTGATAGAAGATCATTGATGGATCACGTTTCACAGCTACTTACTCAATATCACGAGTTATTAGCACACTCTTTAAAAGATAAGCAACATTATCATGAAGAGGAAAAAATGTTCGCCGATAGAGTAAACGCCCTGTGtcgtcaaaaagaaaaattagaaGAGAAAATAATGGAACATTATAAGAAACTTGATAATTGCGCACCTAAAAGAAGAGGCTTTGGTGCATCATTCGTGAAACGTGTGCGGAAAGCTGGCACAGACTTAATAAACAAAGTGCCTTCGAGGAATAACAAAAGAATAGAGGATGCGAGTCGGTCGAAATCACAACTGACCCTGGCTGGCTCTGAATCTGGCGAATCAGACCCAGGCAGCCAGGATCTTGACAAGCTATCCAAAATGTCCGATCAAGATCAAGGTTCATCAAATCCTAGTGTCGAATCACCCAGACACGGGTCTGAATCAAGTTTTACCAGGCGGTTTGATGACACTCTTTTGAAGAAATCCGAAAATATGGACATGTCAGCTTCAATACATAGTTTAGACCCTGTCAGGATTCCTAGTGAAAGTAATTTCGTTCGGAGGCTGTCTTCCGCGTCTATTCATAGCGGAGGAGGCGACGATGCTCTCATAAGAGCGTCGCTACGGAGACGGCCACATAAAGCAGTTCCACCCACACATCGGAATAGTTATCAAGGTCTAGACGGAGAATCTAGTTTGCCTGcag CCTCAACACCATCCCCTGTATTTGGTGCAGCCGGAACTCGCCGCACAGTATATTTGACTGATGACAATCCAGAGGTCAATCTCAACAGCAAACCGCAAAGTACACCGGTCAAGGAGAATCCTACTTACTTGGTTTACAATAGAATTTCCACGGTGATAGGCGATGGTGCTTGTAAAAGCAGCGATAGATCGAACGAACACCATAGATCACAGGAGCCAACGAGATCAGTGGATGATGAAGAGGATACACAACGTGCTACAAGTCGAGCTGAAAAGCCTGAGAATTCTAAAGAAACGGCTATATGGTATGAATATGGGTGTGTATAA
- the LOC112046516 gene encoding coiled-coil domain-containing protein 149, whose amino-acid sequence MFTKPFKVQFQDQQLDDYVLENSVLKSKLQSKIDALCIMSKELDKCSMERDRFKILVEQLKCKRIVQEYTNSWDRFAPTNTISGSEILAKTKEQNNMLKLEVETLRSKLEEAEDDILALRKQLQKGQNYEEFNENKKSCQTSRNDYEQLIQELEKVKKKYQQIQLDYRATIDDKEELVSDRDYYKNKVQRLNHQISFILTNRTKSQTENDTPKPIVDIDAVLTENKYLHERITQLQVEKEIVKRTLTKYKFLLDKRSKNETWNLKKGYSDVMTQKQVREYLDVNSKTGLKRNSAAELKSLCLGLFEALNDKSIALQHQRRTNQILANRITELEKTLESWCNGEKCVPSFPSQMLIEELLESSSVKSGEFKDKPEREPLENLTNKITSDSEEEISKSKDDLSVDLDYDNGSDNGSLKKIVLPLELEQLVKEALAEIKSVQ is encoded by the exons ATGTTTACTAAACCTTTTAAAGTACAATTCCAAGATCAGCAATTGGATGACTATGTTCTTGAG AACTCAGTCCTCAAAAGTAAACTGCAAAGTAAAATTGATGCTCTGTGTATCATGAGTAAGGAACTAGACAAATGCAGTATGGAGCGAGACAGATTTAAAATACTAGTAGAACAGTTGAAATGCAAGAGAATTGTACAAGAATATACAAATAGCTGGGATCGGTTTGCACCAACCAATACTATAAGTGGTAGTGAAATATTAGCAAAGACTAAGGAACAAAATAATATGCTGAAATTAGAG gtagAAACACTGAGAAGTAAATTAGAAGAGGCCGAGGATGATATACTAGCATTGAGAAAGCAACTGCAGAAGGGGCAAAATTATGAGgaatttaatgaaaacaaaaaatcatgTCAAACATCAAGAAATGATTATGAACAACTTATACAAGAATTagaaaaagtaaagaaaaag TATCAACAAATTCAACTAGACTACAGGGCTACAATAGATGACAAGGAAGAGTTGGTATCTGATCGTGACTACTATAAAAACAAGGTTCAACGTTTAAACCATCAAATAAGCTTTATACTGACAAACAGAACAAAGTCACAGACAGAGAATGATACGCCAAAACCCATTGTCGATATTGATGCAGTTTtgacagaaaataaatatctacacGAGAGAATTACACAACTACAAGTCGAAAAAGAAATTGTGAAGAGAACTCTGACTAAATACAag tttttattggACAAGAGGAGCAAAAATGAAAcatggaatttaaaaaaaggttattCAGATGTCATGACACAAAAGCAAG tACGTGAGTATTTGGATGTTAACTCGAAGACGGGATTAAAAAGAAATTCTGCAGCTGAATTGAAATCTCTATGCTTGGGATTGTTTGAAGCTTTGAATGATAAATCTATAGCGCTTCAACACCAAAGAAGAACCAATCA AATACTGGCAAATAGAATAACGGAATTAGAAAAAACACTAGAGAGTTGGTGCAATGGTGAGAAGTGTGTACCATCTTTTCCCTCACAAATGTTAATAGAGGAACTCCTCGAATCCAGTTCTGTGAAGTCTGGTGAATTCAAAGACAAACCAGAGAGGGAACCTCTAGAGAATttgacaaataaaataacttctGACAGCGAGGAAGAAATTTCAAAAAGCAAAGATGATTTGTCTGTGGATTTGGACTACGATAATGGCAGTGATAATGGAAGCCTGAAGAAAATCGTACTTCCACTAGAGCTGGAACAGTTGGTCAAAGAGGCTCTTGCTgaaataaaatcggttcaataa